From a region of the Rhipicephalus microplus isolate Deutch F79 chromosome X, USDA_Rmic, whole genome shotgun sequence genome:
- the LOC142776563 gene encoding parafibromin-like produces the protein MANPLSLLRQFNVNKKYIAENNSHIIFDQYSWPKTAKTNYITWGPWIDGAPREYYTLECLLFFLKNQHLPHYMYMEQAAVSARLTLLDVRSVLVRVLYDRHTECTRAASVALVRSVVLLA, from the exons ATGGCGAATCCGTTGAGCTTGCTGCGGCAGTTCAATGTcaacaaaaaatacatagccGAGAACAATTCTCACATCATCTTCGATCAGTACTCATGGCCGAAGACCGCCAAGACCAACTACATCACGTGGGG GCCCTGGATTGATGGGGCACCCCGAGAATATTACACGCTGGAGTGCCTGCTGTTTTTCCTAAAAAATCAGCATTTACCTCACTACATGTATATGGAACAGGCCGCAGTGAGTGCCCGTTTGACGTTGCTGGATGTGCGCTCCGTTCTTGTGCGCGTACTATATGATCGGCACACGGAATGCACAAGGGCAGCCTCCGTTGCGCTTGTACGTTCAGTTGTGCTTCTAGCGTGA